From a single Pseudomonas cremoricolorata genomic region:
- a CDS encoding acyl-CoA thioesterase, with the protein MTWDLPTPFVIDLRVGAQDIDGLGHANNAAYVTWLERSAWRHSQRLGLDLAEYRRLDRAMAVVRHEIDYLAAGYEDDELQLATWIVEWDQRLRMTRHFQLKRPSDGLTLLRARTTFACIELSTGRPRRMPGEFLEGYGPAVIQA; encoded by the coding sequence ATGACCTGGGATCTGCCAACACCTTTTGTCATTGACCTGCGGGTCGGTGCTCAAGATATCGATGGATTAGGCCATGCCAACAACGCAGCCTATGTCACCTGGCTCGAGCGCAGTGCCTGGCGGCACTCCCAGCGGCTTGGCCTGGATCTGGCTGAGTATCGGCGCCTGGATCGGGCCATGGCAGTGGTGCGACATGAAATCGACTACCTGGCAGCAGGCTATGAAGACGACGAGTTGCAGTTGGCGACCTGGATCGTCGAATGGGATCAGCGTTTGCGCATGACCCGACATTTCCAGCTCAAGCGCCCCAGTGACGGACTGACCTTGCTGCGCGCGCGCACCACGTTCGCCTGCATCGAGCTGTCCACCGGTAGACCCAGGCGCATGCCCGGAGAATTCCTCGAGGGCTACGGGCCCGCTGTGATCCAGGCTTGA
- the gltX gene encoding glutamate--tRNA ligase, with the protein MTTVRTRIAPSPTGDPHVGTAYIALFNYCFAKQHGGEFILRIEDTDQLRSTRESEQQIFDALRWLGIEWNEGPDVGGPHGPYRQSERGDIYARYAKQLVEAGHAFYCFCTSDELEQMRAEQMARGETPRYDGRALQLSEAEVQQRLAAGEQHVIRMKVPSEGVCIVPDMLRGDVEIPWDRMDMQVLMKADGLPTYFLANVVDDHLMGITHVLRGEEWLPSAPKLIKLYEYFGWEQPKLCYMPLLRNPDKSKLSKRKNPTSVTFYERMGFMPEAMLNYLGRMGWSMPDEREKFSLAEMVEHFDLSRVSLGGPIFDIEKLSWLNGQWLRELPVEQFAARLQQWAFNSDYMMQIAPHVQGRVETFSQVVPLGGFFFEGGIKLDAALLQSKKLSADQVRQVIQLILWKLEGLRQWEKERITGCIQAVVDALSLKLRDAMPLMFAAITGQSSSVSVLDAMEILGPDLTRYRLRQALDLLGGVSKKENKEWEKLLATID; encoded by the coding sequence ATGACCACCGTTCGTACGCGCATCGCGCCGTCGCCCACTGGCGACCCCCATGTCGGCACTGCCTACATCGCCTTGTTCAACTACTGCTTCGCCAAGCAGCATGGCGGTGAATTCATTCTGCGCATCGAGGACACCGATCAACTGCGCTCGACCCGCGAGTCCGAGCAGCAGATTTTCGACGCCTTGCGCTGGCTGGGCATCGAGTGGAATGAAGGCCCGGACGTCGGTGGCCCACACGGTCCGTACCGGCAAAGCGAGCGCGGCGATATCTATGCGCGCTACGCCAAGCAGTTGGTCGAGGCCGGTCACGCGTTCTATTGCTTCTGCACCAGTGATGAACTCGAGCAGATGCGCGCCGAGCAGATGGCCCGTGGCGAAACGCCACGCTACGACGGCCGTGCGCTGCAGCTGAGCGAGGCTGAAGTGCAGCAGCGCCTGGCAGCGGGCGAGCAACACGTGATCCGCATGAAAGTGCCCAGCGAAGGCGTATGCATCGTGCCGGACATGTTGCGCGGGGATGTCGAGATCCCGTGGGATCGCATGGACATGCAGGTGCTGATGAAGGCTGATGGCCTGCCGACCTACTTCCTGGCCAACGTGGTCGATGACCACCTGATGGGCATCACCCACGTGCTGCGCGGCGAAGAGTGGCTGCCTTCGGCGCCCAAGCTTATCAAACTGTACGAGTATTTCGGTTGGGAACAGCCCAAGCTGTGCTACATGCCTCTATTGCGCAATCCGGACAAGAGCAAGCTGTCCAAGCGCAAGAACCCGACCTCGGTGACGTTCTACGAGCGCATGGGCTTCATGCCTGAAGCGATGCTCAACTACCTCGGGCGCATGGGCTGGTCGATGCCCGATGAGCGTGAAAAATTCTCGTTGGCTGAAATGGTCGAGCACTTCGATCTGTCGCGTGTATCGCTGGGTGGGCCGATCTTCGATATCGAGAAGCTGTCCTGGCTCAATGGTCAGTGGTTGCGCGAGCTGCCGGTCGAGCAGTTTGCAGCGCGCCTGCAGCAGTGGGCGTTCAACAGCGACTACATGATGCAGATCGCGCCGCATGTTCAGGGGCGTGTGGAGACCTTCAGCCAAGTCGTACCGCTGGGTGGTTTCTTCTTCGAGGGTGGTATCAAGCTCGATGCGGCCCTGTTGCAGAGCAAGAAGCTGAGCGCCGATCAAGTGCGTCAGGTCATCCAGCTCATCCTGTGGAAGCTCGAAGGGCTGCGCCAGTGGGAAAAAGAGCGCATCACCGGCTGCATCCAGGCGGTGGTCGATGCGCTCTCGCTCAAGCTGCGTGACGCCATGCCGCTGATGTTCGCCGCCATCACCGGGCAGTCCAGTTCGGTGTCGGTGCTCGATGCGATGGAGATTCTCGGCCCGGACCTGACCCGATATCGTCTGCGTCAGGCACTCGACCTGCTGGGCGGGGTGTCGAAGAAAGAAAACAAAGAGTGGGAAAAGCTTTTGGCGACTATTGATTGA
- a CDS encoding DUF1285 domain-containing protein, with protein MTGSGKADDLLAHLPGGKGLPPVHLWNPAFCGDIDMRIARDGTWYYLGSPIGRKPMVKLFSSILRRDGDDYFLVTPVEKVGIEVDDAPFVAVLLQAEGEGEHQRLRFTSNVGDDIEAGPQHPLWVEIDPLTETPSPYLSVRSNLHALINRSVFYQLVELAVSRVVEGREQLGVWSHGEFYPIDGSSPPPARD; from the coding sequence ATGACGGGTTCAGGCAAGGCCGACGATTTGCTGGCGCACCTTCCCGGCGGTAAGGGATTGCCTCCGGTTCACCTGTGGAACCCGGCGTTCTGTGGTGATATCGACATGCGCATCGCGCGTGATGGCACCTGGTACTACCTGGGCAGCCCGATCGGTCGCAAACCTATGGTCAAGCTGTTCTCGTCCATCCTGCGGCGCGACGGCGATGACTACTTCCTAGTGACGCCGGTGGAAAAGGTCGGCATTGAGGTGGACGACGCGCCGTTCGTGGCCGTGCTGCTGCAAGCGGAAGGCGAGGGCGAGCACCAACGCCTGCGCTTCACGTCCAACGTCGGGGACGACATCGAGGCAGGTCCCCAGCACCCGCTATGGGTCGAGATCGATCCCCTGACCGAGACCCCGTCGCCTTACCTGAGCGTGCGCAGCAATCTCCACGCGCTGATCAATCGCAGCGTGTTCTACCAACTGGTCGAGCTGGCTGTATCGCGGGTTGTCGAAGGGCGTGAGCAGTTGGGCGTGTGGAGCCACGGGGAGTTCTATCCCATCGATGGCAGCAGCCCGCCGCCAGCACGGGACTGA
- a CDS encoding tRNA dihydrouridine synthase gives MHIALAPMEGLVDNILRDVLTRVGGIDWCVTEFIRVNDRLLPASSFHKLAPELRQGARTAAGVAMRVQLLGSDPVCLAENAALACELGAPAIDLNFGCPAKTVNKSRGGAVLLKEPELLHAIMAEVRRAVPAGIPVTAKMRLGFETPDGALDCARALVDGGAEQLVVHARTKLQGYKPPAHWEWVARVQDVVRVPVFANGEIWTVEDWQRCREVSGVKDFMLGRGLVSRPDLGLQIAAERDGHAYQPLDWQALMPLLREFWRQAQAKLSPRYAPGRLKQWLAMLTRSYPEAVALFGDVRRTDDCQLISQMLGVAASPNSCVA, from the coding sequence ATGCACATTGCCCTGGCCCCCATGGAGGGGCTGGTAGACAACATTCTGCGCGACGTACTCACCCGTGTGGGCGGCATCGACTGGTGTGTCACCGAATTCATCCGCGTCAACGACCGCCTGCTGCCGGCGTCCTCCTTTCACAAGCTGGCGCCGGAGCTGCGCCAGGGCGCGCGCACTGCGGCGGGCGTGGCGATGCGAGTGCAACTGCTCGGCTCCGATCCGGTGTGCCTGGCCGAGAACGCTGCCCTGGCCTGCGAGTTGGGCGCGCCGGCGATCGACCTGAACTTTGGCTGCCCGGCCAAGACGGTCAACAAGTCCCGCGGGGGTGCGGTGCTGCTCAAGGAGCCGGAATTGCTGCACGCGATCATGGCCGAGGTACGTCGGGCAGTGCCGGCAGGGATTCCTGTCACGGCGAAGATGCGCCTGGGTTTCGAGACGCCGGATGGCGCGCTGGACTGCGCCAGGGCGCTGGTGGACGGCGGCGCCGAGCAATTGGTGGTGCATGCCCGCACCAAGCTGCAGGGCTACAAACCTCCGGCGCACTGGGAATGGGTGGCGCGGGTGCAGGATGTGGTCAGGGTGCCGGTGTTCGCTAACGGGGAAATCTGGACGGTTGAAGACTGGCAGCGCTGCCGTGAGGTCAGTGGCGTCAAGGACTTCATGTTGGGTCGGGGCCTGGTGTCGCGCCCTGATCTGGGCCTGCAGATTGCAGCTGAGCGCGACGGCCATGCCTACCAGCCGCTCGATTGGCAGGCGCTGATGCCGCTACTGCGCGAGTTCTGGCGTCAGGCCCAGGCCAAGCTGTCGCCGCGCTATGCGCCCGGGCGGCTCAAGCAGTGGCTGGCCATGCTGACCCGTAGTTACCCGGAAGCGGTCGCACTGTTCGGTGACGTTCGTCGCACCGACGACTGTCAGCTGATCAGTCAAATGCTCGGCGTGGCCGCGTCGCCCAACAGTTGTGTGGCCTGA
- a CDS encoding TatD family hydrolase translates to MLVDSHCHLDRLDLSAHQGSLDAALQAARGRGVGHFLCIGVSADNASAVKALSERYADVDCSVGIHPLDLAPDQTPALDWLLGELAHPHAVAIGETGLDYHYEPEAAQLQQASFRLHLEASRQTGKPVIVHTRSAQADTLALLREANLPQAGVLHCFTEEWDMARAALDLGYYISLSGIVTFRNAEALREVARRVPADRLLVETDSPYLAPVPHRGKPNLPEYVREVAEFIASIRSESYENLARQTTENFKRLFPLARVA, encoded by the coding sequence ATGCTCGTAGATTCCCATTGCCACCTCGACCGACTCGATCTCAGCGCTCATCAGGGGTCACTCGACGCTGCGCTGCAGGCAGCGCGCGGACGCGGCGTCGGTCACTTTTTGTGCATCGGCGTCAGCGCCGATAACGCCTCGGCAGTCAAGGCGCTGAGCGAGCGCTACGCCGATGTCGACTGTTCCGTGGGCATCCATCCGCTCGACCTTGCGCCGGACCAGACGCCTGCGCTTGACTGGTTGCTTGGCGAGCTGGCGCATCCGCATGCGGTGGCGATCGGGGAAACAGGCCTGGATTATCACTACGAGCCGGAAGCGGCCCAGTTGCAACAGGCTTCCTTCCGCCTGCACCTTGAGGCCTCTCGGCAGACCGGCAAGCCGGTGATCGTACACACACGGTCGGCGCAGGCGGACACCCTGGCATTGTTGCGCGAAGCCAACCTGCCACAGGCCGGTGTGCTGCACTGTTTCACCGAAGAGTGGGACATGGCCAGGGCTGCGCTCGATCTGGGCTATTACATTTCACTCTCGGGCATCGTCACGTTCCGCAATGCCGAGGCACTGCGCGAGGTGGCGCGGCGCGTGCCGGCTGATCGCCTGCTGGTAGAAACCGATTCTCCTTATCTGGCGCCCGTTCCGCACCGTGGCAAACCCAACTTGCCTGAGTATGTGCGGGAAGTGGCAGAGTTCATCGCCTCGATACGCAGCGAAAGCTACGAGAACCTGGCCCGTCAGACTACGGAGAATTTCAAGCGCCTGTTCCCATTGGCTCGGGTGGCCTGA
- a CDS encoding amino acid aminotransferase produces the protein MSLFSAVELAPRDPILGLNEAFNADPRTDKVNLGVGVYSNEEGRIPLLRAVIEAETQRAAQHASRGYLPIDGIASYDQAVQKLLFGAQSPLLAAGRVVTVQAVGGTGALKIGADFLKRLSPEAVVAISDPSWENHRALFETAGFPVQNYRYYDAASHDVNRAGMLEDLERLPAGSIIVLHACCHNPTGVDLSLDDWNTVLQVIKAKGHVPFLDMAYQGFGDGIDEDAFAVRLFADSGLDFFVSSSFSKSFSLYGERVGALSIVTASKDEATRVLSQVKRVIRTTYSNPPTHGASIVAAVLNSAELRQQWESELGEMRTRIHSMRKQMVELLAEYGAQRDFSFVGRQRGMFSYSGLSAEQVARLKDQFGIYALDTGRICVAALNQANIHVVTKAIVEVL, from the coding sequence ATGAGCCTGTTTTCCGCTGTCGAGCTGGCACCCCGCGACCCCATCCTGGGCCTCAACGAAGCCTTCAATGCAGACCCTCGAACCGACAAGGTCAACCTGGGCGTCGGCGTCTATTCCAATGAGGAAGGCCGAATCCCGCTGCTGCGCGCAGTGATCGAGGCCGAAACCCAGCGCGCGGCCCAGCATGCCTCCCGCGGCTATCTGCCCATCGACGGTATCGCCAGCTACGACCAGGCCGTGCAGAAACTGCTGTTCGGCGCTCAGTCCCCCCTGCTCGCCGCAGGCCGCGTGGTGACCGTCCAGGCCGTGGGTGGCACAGGCGCACTTAAAATCGGTGCCGATTTCCTCAAGCGCCTCAGCCCCGAGGCGGTGGTGGCGATCAGCGATCCCAGCTGGGAAAACCACCGCGCACTGTTCGAAACCGCCGGTTTCCCGGTACAGAACTACCGCTACTACGACGCCGCCAGCCACGACGTGAACCGCGCCGGTATGCTCGAAGACCTCGAGCGACTGCCTGCCGGTTCGATCATCGTGCTGCACGCCTGCTGCCACAACCCCACCGGTGTCGACCTGAGCCTGGACGACTGGAACACTGTTCTGCAGGTGATCAAGGCCAAAGGCCACGTTCCGTTCCTGGACATGGCTTACCAGGGCTTCGGTGACGGCATCGACGAAGACGCCTTCGCGGTGCGCCTGTTCGCCGACTCAGGCCTGGACTTCTTCGTTTCCAGTTCGTTCTCCAAATCGTTCTCGCTCTACGGCGAGCGCGTGGGCGCGCTGTCGATCGTCACCGCCTCCAAGGATGAAGCCACCCGCGTGCTGTCGCAGGTCAAGCGCGTCATCCGCACCACCTACTCCAACCCCCCGACCCATGGTGCCAGCATCGTTGCTGCAGTGCTCAACAGTGCCGAACTGCGGCAGCAGTGGGAGAGCGAACTGGGCGAAATGCGCACACGTATTCACAGCATGCGCAAACAGATGGTCGAGCTGCTGGCTGAATACGGCGCCCAACGCGACTTCAGCTTCGTTGGTCGCCAACGCGGGATGTTCTCCTACTCCGGCCTGAGCGCCGAGCAAGTGGCCCGCCTGAAAGACCAGTTCGGTATCTACGCCCTGGACACCGGCCGAATCTGCGTGGCGGCGCTCAATCAGGCCAACATCCACGTGGTGACCAAGGCCATCGTCGAGGTGCTCTGA
- a CDS encoding DUF4823 domain-containing protein, which yields MRSLGLLLALMTLSGCMNVSDMGEGVRYHMSDAGLLDHSDTRRTLSVRLQPDSFILIGQGAFVPPGKGPVPRQNVVAEEAFKAFIEYFPLVRRAQAPLGLEEALAEARSLGAHYVLYTRYARTDDRIGNGDQWYDEQAVDRLGWDTGVVQMMLIETSTRYLIDTVRIRSRGGLLTLHDTTPADLLAAPMREYARSLVGMSR from the coding sequence ATGCGCAGCCTGGGTTTGCTGCTCGCGTTGATGACGCTGAGTGGTTGCATGAACGTGAGCGACATGGGCGAGGGCGTGCGCTATCACATGAGCGACGCTGGCCTGCTCGACCATAGCGATACGCGGCGGACCCTGTCGGTGCGCTTGCAGCCCGACTCGTTCATCCTGATTGGCCAGGGCGCCTTCGTCCCGCCCGGGAAGGGTCCCGTACCGCGGCAGAACGTGGTGGCCGAAGAAGCGTTCAAGGCCTTCATCGAGTACTTCCCCCTGGTTCGGCGTGCCCAGGCTCCGCTGGGACTTGAAGAAGCACTCGCCGAGGCGCGTTCTCTGGGGGCGCACTACGTGCTGTACACCCGCTACGCGCGAACCGACGACCGCATCGGTAACGGCGACCAATGGTACGACGAGCAGGCCGTCGATCGCCTGGGTTGGGATACGGGCGTGGTGCAGATGATGCTGATCGAGACCAGCACCCGTTACCTGATCGATACCGTGCGCATACGCAGTCGCGGTGGGCTGCTGACCCTGCACGACACCACGCCCGCCGATTTGCTCGCAGCACCCATGCGCGAGTACGCTCGAAGCCTGGTGGGTATGAGTCGCTGA
- a CDS encoding TetR/AcrR family transcriptional regulator, which translates to MQKEPRKVREFRRREQEILDTSLKLFLEQGEDSVTVEMIADAVGIGKGTIYKHFKSKAEIYLRLMLDYERDLNTLLHSDDVDRDQEALSRAYFEFRMRDPQRYRLFDRLEEKVVKGNQVPELVEELHRIRASNFERLTLLIKGRISEGKLEDVPPYFHYCAAWALVHGAVALYHSPFWSNVLEDQEGFFQFLMDIGVRMGNKRKRDSEPTH; encoded by the coding sequence ATGCAGAAAGAACCCCGCAAGGTCCGTGAATTTCGTCGTCGCGAACAGGAAATTCTTGATACCTCTCTCAAATTGTTCCTCGAGCAAGGTGAAGACAGCGTCACCGTCGAGATGATCGCTGATGCCGTGGGCATCGGCAAAGGCACCATCTACAAGCATTTCAAGTCCAAAGCCGAAATCTACCTGCGGCTGATGCTCGACTACGAGCGCGATCTGAATACGCTGCTGCATTCCGACGATGTCGATCGCGACCAGGAAGCCCTCTCGCGCGCCTATTTCGAGTTCCGCATGCGCGATCCACAGCGCTATCGCCTGTTCGACCGTCTCGAAGAAAAGGTGGTCAAGGGCAATCAGGTGCCCGAGCTGGTCGAAGAGCTGCACCGTATCCGCGCCTCCAACTTCGAGCGCCTGACCTTGCTCATCAAGGGCCGTATCAGCGAAGGCAAGCTTGAAGACGTACCGCCGTATTTCCACTACTGCGCAGCCTGGGCCCTGGTGCATGGGGCGGTCGCGCTCTATCACTCGCCGTTCTGGAGCAATGTGCTCGAGGATCAGGAAGGGTTCTTCCAATTCCTGATGGACATCGGTGTGCGCATGGGCAACAAGCGCAAGCGAGATTCGGAGCCGACTCACTGA
- the uvrB gene encoding excinuclease ABC subunit UvrB, with the protein MSEFQLVTRFEPAGDQPEAIRQMVEGIEAGLAHQTLLGVTGSGKTFSIANVIAQVKRPTLVLAPNKTLAAQLYGEFKAFFPNNAVEYFVSYYDYYQPEAYVPSSDTFIEKDASINDHIEQMRLSATKALLERRDAIIVTTVSCIYGLGSPETYLKMVLHVDRGDKLDQRALLRRLADLQYTRNEIDFARATFRVRGDVIDIFPAESDLEAIRIELFDDEVENIAAFDPLTGEVIRKLPRFTFYPKSHYVTPRGTLLEAVEGIKVELKDRLDYLHKQNKLVEAQRLEQRTRFDLEMMLELGYCNGIENYSRYLSGRPSGAAPPTLYDYLPGDALLVIDESHVSVPQVGAMYKGDRSRKETLVEYGFRLPSALDNRPMRFDEWESISPQTIFVSATPGPYEKEHAGRVIEQVVRPTGLVDPPVEVRPALTQVDDLLSEIRKRVAIGERVLATTLTKRMSEDLTDYLADHDVKVRYLHSDIDTVERVEIIRDLRLGTFDVLVGINLLREGLDMPEVSLVAILDADKEGFLRSDRSLIQTIGRAARNLNGQAILYADQITGSMQRAIDETERRREKQIAFNEAHGIVPKGVVKDITDILEGATVPGARSKKRKGMAKAAEESARAEAELKTPADITKRIKQLEEKMFQAARDLEFETAAQLRDEVGKLRDRLITS; encoded by the coding sequence ATGTCCGAGTTCCAACTCGTTACCCGCTTCGAACCTGCTGGCGATCAGCCCGAGGCCATCCGTCAGATGGTCGAAGGTATCGAAGCGGGTCTCGCTCACCAGACGCTGCTTGGGGTAACCGGTTCGGGCAAGACCTTCAGCATCGCCAACGTCATCGCCCAGGTGAAGCGTCCGACCCTGGTACTGGCGCCGAACAAGACGCTCGCGGCGCAGCTGTACGGCGAGTTCAAAGCGTTCTTTCCCAACAACGCCGTGGAATATTTCGTTTCCTACTACGACTACTACCAGCCCGAAGCCTATGTACCGTCTTCCGATACCTTCATCGAGAAAGACGCGTCGATCAATGACCATATCGAGCAGATGCGCCTGTCGGCTACCAAGGCCCTGCTCGAGCGTCGCGATGCGATCATCGTCACCACGGTGTCGTGCATCTACGGCCTGGGCAGTCCCGAGACCTACCTGAAGATGGTCCTGCACGTCGACCGTGGCGACAAGCTCGATCAGCGTGCATTGCTGCGTCGACTGGCCGACCTGCAGTACACCCGCAACGAGATCGACTTTGCCCGGGCCACGTTCCGGGTGCGCGGCGATGTCATCGATATCTTCCCCGCCGAATCGGACCTCGAAGCGATTCGCATCGAGCTGTTCGACGATGAGGTGGAAAATATCGCGGCCTTCGACCCCCTGACCGGCGAAGTCATTCGCAAGCTGCCGCGCTTCACGTTCTATCCCAAGAGCCACTACGTCACGCCGCGCGGCACGCTGCTCGAAGCGGTGGAGGGGATCAAGGTCGAACTCAAGGACCGCCTCGATTACCTGCACAAGCAGAACAAGCTGGTCGAAGCCCAGCGCCTCGAACAGCGCACCCGTTTCGACCTGGAAATGATGCTCGAGCTGGGTTATTGCAACGGCATCGAAAACTACTCGCGCTATCTGTCCGGACGTCCTTCCGGCGCGGCACCGCCGACGCTGTACGACTATTTGCCGGGCGATGCCTTGCTGGTCATCGACGAGTCACATGTCAGCGTCCCGCAGGTAGGGGCAATGTACAAAGGTGACCGGTCACGCAAGGAAACCCTGGTCGAATACGGCTTCCGCCTGCCGTCGGCACTGGACAACCGGCCGATGCGGTTCGACGAGTGGGAATCGATCAGTCCGCAGACCATTTTCGTTTCGGCAACGCCCGGGCCCTACGAGAAAGAACATGCGGGGCGTGTGATCGAGCAGGTCGTGCGGCCTACCGGCCTGGTCGACCCGCCCGTCGAGGTGCGTCCGGCGCTTACCCAGGTCGACGACCTGCTCTCGGAAATCCGCAAACGTGTCGCTATTGGCGAGCGGGTGCTGGCCACCACGCTGACTAAGCGCATGTCCGAAGACCTCACCGATTACCTGGCTGACCACGACGTCAAGGTTCGCTACCTGCACTCGGACATCGATACCGTGGAGCGGGTGGAGATCATCCGTGACTTGCGCCTGGGCACCTTCGATGTGCTGGTCGGCATCAACCTGCTGCGTGAAGGCCTGGACATGCCGGAGGTGTCCCTGGTAGCGATCCTCGACGCCGACAAGGAAGGCTTCCTGCGCTCCGATCGTTCGCTGATCCAGACCATCGGCCGGGCTGCGCGCAACCTCAATGGTCAGGCTATCCTCTACGCCGACCAGATCACCGGCTCGATGCAGCGCGCCATCGACGAGACCGAGCGCCGCCGGGAAAAGCAGATCGCCTTCAACGAGGCCCATGGCATCGTACCCAAGGGGGTGGTCAAGGACATCACCGATATCCTCGAAGGCGCTACTGTGCCGGGTGCGCGCAGCAAGAAGCGCAAGGGCATGGCCAAGGCGGCGGAGGAGAGCGCTCGTGCCGAAGCCGAACTCAAGACGCCGGCCGATATCACCAAACGCATCAAGCAGCTCGAAGAGAAAATGTTCCAGGCCGCCCGTGACCTGGAGTTCGAAACAGCAGCGCAACTGCGCGATGAAGTGGGCAAGCTGCGTGATCGCCTGATCACCAGCTGA